The stretch of DNA AAAAAACTCCCAATGGTAATTTAACTCTAAAAGGAGTAGATATCTCGATAGTTTCACCAGGAAGTAATGTTTCTGGAAGAAAAACTCGACATATATCTTCATTGTTTAAGGTGTATTCCCATTGTAAATTAGATCCGTTTGACGAAAAATTTAATCTATCAATAAAGCCTAATTTAGAGTCATCGGCATAATAAAGACTAGTATTGCCTTCCTCAAGTTTTTGTTTGCTTAAGGCAGACTTGTAATTTTTATAGGCATTTGGCCATAAATGAAAATATATAAATTCGAGTTTATCAGGAGAGTTGTTGGTGTATTGAATAGTAATGGTTGCATCTAATTCATGCATAATGTCGTTAAGGCGGACATCAATATCGTATGCTACATGTTGTTGAAAATAAGGTTTGGTTTCTTGGGCAAAGAAGTTGAAGTTGATTAATAAAAGAAGTATAAGTAGCAGTCGTATTCTCAAAACTGAATAGATTATTTTTTTATTTTTTCATTTATCATCGACGTTAGAATGTCAATTGCAACCTTATTCTCTCCGCCAACTGGAATAATTAAATCAGCATATTTCATGGTTGGTTCTATAAACTGATTATGCATTGGTTTTAGTGTTTTTTCATATCGGTTTAACACTTCTTCCAAATCTCTTCCTCGTTCATTAATGTCTCTTTTTATACGTCTAATTAAACGTAAATCAGAATCGGTATGAACAAATATTTTAATGTCACAAAGCTTACGTAATTCCTCATTGGTAAATATTAAAATGCCTTCTACAATTAATATCTCTTTTGGGTGAATAACTGTATAATCTCCAGTTCTAGTATGAGTGGTATATGAATAAATAGGTTGTTCAATGGGTTGATTGGTTTTTAAATCATTGATTTGTTTTAAAAGCAAATCAAAATCAATAGAGTTGGGATGGTCGTAATTTATTTTTTGACGTTCCTCAAAAGACAGGTGAGCATTATCATTATAATATGAGTCTTGCATTAAAATAGCAACATTTTTCTCAGGAACCACATTAGCTATTTTACGAACTACTGTTGTTTTTCCTGACCCTGTTCCTCCTGCTATTCCAATAATAATCATAGTAATAAAAATAGATTTTTAATTAGCTACTGCTTTTACATCATAAATAGTGGCTAGTAATTCTTTAATGAGAAAAGTCATAATAGGTTCCGATTTTTGAGCAATCTCTTGAACTTCTTCATGGCTTATTTCAACAATTTTGCCTTTTACCCCTAAGTCAGTAATAATAGATAATGCAACACATGGTAACCCAATATGATTGGCAACAATAACTTCGGGAACGGTACTCATTCCTACAGCATCAGCTCCAATTATTCTAATGTAATTGTATTCAGCAGGTGTTTCATAAGTTGGGCCTGATAAAGCGGCATAAACACCTTCTTGAAGTCTTATTTTATTTGAAGATGCAACATTTTTAATAATAGCATTCAATTGTTTAGAATAAGGCTCACTCATGTCTGGAAAACGTGGGCCTAGTTCATCAATATTCTTTCCTCGTAATGGATTGTCAGGTAATAAATTAATATGATCGTTTATTAACATAATATCTCCAATCTCAAAATTTTCATTGACGCCACCACTAGCATTACTTAATACTAATTGTTTTATTCCCAAAGCGTGCATAACTCTTATAGGAAAAGTACATTGTTGTGCCGAATACCCTTCATAATAATGAAACCTGCCTTTCATAGCAATTATTGAAAGACCATTTAGTTTTCCAATAATTAATGCACCTTGATGCCCTTCAACAGTAGAAATTGGAAAATTTGGAATATCCTTATAAGGAATAGTATGTTCTATTTGGATATTCGAAGTTAGGTTGCCTAGACCACTACCTAAAACAATACCTACTACTGGTTTTGTTTGAGTTAAGGATTGAATGTAATTTTTAGCTTGCTGTATTTGCTCTAACATATTTTAATATTTTACTATCGAACTCCTCCTTACCATTACCATGAAATGCTATTTCTATAGGCTGATAAAATATAGGAAGGTCTTCTATTTGTTTTTTTATTTCCGGCAAAGATAAACGCATTATATCTTTTTCAGTAGTTATTATTAATTTATTATTGCCAAATAAATCATTAAAAGAATTTCGAATATTCTTTATATCGTTGGAATCGAAATTGTGATGATCTGGAAACTTTATATGTTCTACAGTATTATAATGATCTTTTATATGATAAAAAAGTGGGGAAGGTTTGGCTATTCCAGTAATTAAAAGTACAGAACAAGTTTTTTGATTATCAAATTGAAAAGTTTCGGCATGAGTTGTAAATGGTATTAGTGTTCCATATTGTGTGTAGGAGAAAAAAATCTCTTGATGTGATTTTGGATGTAGTTCATCTTTTATTCGTCTAATATCAATTGGAGATAAAATTGTAGGTGTTTTAGAAACAATAATAATGTCAGCTCTTGAACTTCCTGTTGCCCATTCCCTTAAACGACCCGAAGGTAGAACTAAATCATTAATATATAGTTTTGAATAATCAGTTACTAATATGTTTAATCCAGGGGATACTGCACGATGCTGGTAAGCGTCGTCTAAAATTACAACATTAATATCTGGTGAGGTTTCTCTTATTTTTTTTATTCCCCTAACTCTATTTTCATCAACAGCAACAACTATATTATCAAATTTGGTTTTATATTGTAGGGGTTCATCCCCAATTTCATTAACAGTTGAAGTAATATCTGCTTTATAATAACCTTTGGTACTTCTTTTGTATCCTCTACTTAGTGATGCTATCCTATATTGGTTGAGTATTCGAATTAAATACTCAACATGAGGTGTTTTACCTACACCACCTACATTTAAATTGCCAACAGATATTATTGGTATTTTAAATTTGCGAGATTTTAAAATACCTACATCATACAATTTATTCCTTAAAAATGTAGTTATACCATATATTAATGATAATGGATAAAGTATTATGGATAAAATCTTGCTCAATAAGTTTATGTTAACATGATTACCGCTCGTAAATATTGTAAAAAATAAAGTTTAATCCAATTATTAGATTAAAAATAATTAAAAACTTGCATTTTAAATAAAAATTGCTTTAACTTTGTATGTGATGAATACAATTGTGAACATATCGAATATAATTAAGGGGTTATTTTTAGTAATGATTCTATTTAGTGTGTTTGCTTGTTCTAAAGGTGGAGAGCCCTCTCCAATGGCTTCTTCTAGTTCATCTTCAATTTCAGTAAATAATCATGATGACGCTGTAATGAGAGTTGTTGGTGGTGATGATAAAGAAGATGATGATGATAACAGAGGTCCGAAGTTTCCAAAAAGAAGATAGTCTTATTTTTTTCGATTCTTAATTACTTTTTCCTTTCCTTGATTTTATTTTAACCAGAAAACCTCTTTTTTCAACCGTTAGTTAAATGTTGTGAATAAGTTTCCAATATTCTTTTTAAATTTACTCTATAATTATTTGGTTTAAAAAATTTATATTCTATATCTTTACGCCTCTTAATTTGCACGAATAAAATTTTTATAGATTAAATTACTGAATATGTTGAAAAGACTAGCTGTTTTTACGTTATCTATGTTTCTTGGCTTTATTGCCTTTGCTCAATCGGGTGGAACAATTAAAGGTAAAATGATTGACAAATCAAATAATGAACCTTTGCCTTTTGCTAATATCGTAGTTTTTAAGGGTGGTTCTCAGGTTGCAGGAACTATGACTGATATGGATGGTAAGTATACCATTTCTGCATTAACTCCAGGAACTTATGAAATTCAAGCTTCATATGTTGGTTATCAACCAGTAAAAATGTCAGGTATTATTGTTAATGATGGGAAAATTACTTTCTCAGATATTAAAGCAGGACAAGGTATTGATATAGGTGAATTCGAGTTGATTGATTATGAGGTTCCATTAATTTCTAAGGATCAAACATCTTCTGGAGGTACAGTAACAAGAGAAGATATAGCAAAAATGCCAGGTCGTTCAGCTTCTTCTATTGCACAAACAGTAGGAGGTGTTAATGTAAACGAAGATGGATCTTATAATATTAGAGGATCTAGAACATCTGGTACTGATACATATATTGATGGTATTAGAGTAAGAGGTTCTGCTAATTTACCAAATGCTGCAATTGAGCAGGTTTCTGTAATTACGGGTGGTATGCCAGCTGAGTATGGTGATGCTACTGGTGGTATTGTTAGTATTACCACAAGGGGAGCTTCAAAAGATTGGTTTGGAGGTTTAGAGTACTTAACTTCTGGATTTAAAAGTGGCGAGAAGGTTGTTGGATTGGATTCTTACGGATATAATTTATTAGGTTTCAACTTGGCTGGACCAATTTTTACTAGAAAAGATACTGCGGGTAATAAAACGGATGCTATTGCTGGTTTCTTTATTTCAGGTGAGTTAAAGAGCGAAGTAGACCCAAGACCATCTGCAATAGATAACTATAAAGTTAAAAATGAGGTTATGGATGAGTTGAATGCTAATCCTTATATTGCAAGAACTGATGACCCTTCTAGTTTAATCAATCAAGCATCATATTTAAAGATGGATGATATTGAGAAAATTAAATTTAGACAAAATGTTGGTTATAAGGGAATGAATTTGGCTGGTAAAATTGATATTGCTCCAACAAAAAATACAACAATTACCTTTGGAGGTACTTTTGATTATGAAGATAGAAAAAACAATGTTAATAGCACAGGTGGAGCTTATTCACTACTTAATTCTCAAAATAATCCACAAGTAATAGATAGATCTTGGAGAACTTATGCAAGATTTACTCAGCGTTTTGATAATAATGAAGATAAAGATAATCCATCTTTAATTAAGAATGCTTTTATTTCTTTGCAGGCTGATTATTCTAATGTTTATAGAAAAATTCAAGATGAAGATCACCAAGATAATTTTGCTTCATATGGGTATGTTGGTCGATTTAAATCTACAAGAATAGACTCTATCGATTTGTCTAACCCATTTGCCTATGAAGATTTTGTTATTGTAGATGCTAATGGAAACCCAATAGATACCACTTATGGTTATTTATCTACACCTACAACGGTTTTGTATGAGTTTACAAGAGATGAAACAAATCCGATTTTAGCAAATTATACCGATAATTATTATAATTTTTATGCTGGAGACCCTGTTGGTAACTGGCAAAGACCTTCTCAGGTTCAAGGTCAAGGAGGTCTGTTAAATGGTGATGCACCAGGCTCAGTTTATAATTTATGGTCAGCAATGGGAACTCAATATAATCAGTTTCAGGTTACAAATCAAGATCAGTTAAGGATTACTACATCGG from Flavobacteriales bacterium encodes:
- the udk gene encoding uridine kinase yields the protein MIIIGIAGGTGSGKTTVVRKIANVVPEKNVAILMQDSYYNDNAHLSFEERQKINYDHPNSIDFDLLLKQINDLKTNQPIEQPIYSYTTHTRTGDYTVIHPKEILIVEGILIFTNEELRKLCDIKIFVHTDSDLRLIRRIKRDINERGRDLEEVLNRYEKTLKPMHNQFIEPTMKYADLIIPVGGENKVAIDILTSMINEKIKK
- a CDS encoding purine-nucleoside phosphorylase, with translation MLEQIQQAKNYIQSLTQTKPVVGIVLGSGLGNLTSNIQIEHTIPYKDIPNFPISTVEGHQGALIIGKLNGLSIIAMKGRFHYYEGYSAQQCTFPIRVMHALGIKQLVLSNASGGVNENFEIGDIMLINDHINLLPDNPLRGKNIDELGPRFPDMSEPYSKQLNAIIKNVASSNKIRLQEGVYAALSGPTYETPAEYNYIRIIGADAVGMSTVPEVIVANHIGLPCVALSIITDLGVKGKIVEISHEEVQEIAQKSEPIMTFLIKELLATIYDVKAVAN
- the lpxK gene encoding tetraacyldisaccharide 4'-kinase encodes the protein MSKILSIILYPLSLIYGITTFLRNKLYDVGILKSRKFKIPIISVGNLNVGGVGKTPHVEYLIRILNQYRIASLSRGYKRSTKGYYKADITSTVNEIGDEPLQYKTKFDNIVVAVDENRVRGIKKIRETSPDINVVILDDAYQHRAVSPGLNILVTDYSKLYINDLVLPSGRLREWATGSSRADIIIVSKTPTILSPIDIRRIKDELHPKSHQEIFFSYTQYGTLIPFTTHAETFQFDNQKTCSVLLITGIAKPSPLFYHIKDHYNTVEHIKFPDHHNFDSNDIKNIRNSFNDLFGNNKLIITTEKDIMRLSLPEIKKQIEDLPIFYQPIEIAFHGNGKEEFDSKILKYVRANTAS